The Acanthochromis polyacanthus isolate Apoly-LR-REF ecotype Palm Island chromosome 2, KAUST_Apoly_ChrSc, whole genome shotgun sequence genome contains a region encoding:
- the praf2 gene encoding PRA1 family protein 2, which yields MADVRPPPLRSLDDFVLSSARFAVPDVRDVERWNNRVINNLLYYQSNYLLWAGGFLLLLGYFRPFQMFVGATVVTLLFLGFVWAAENQAPIRRFRRNHPLICLLAILLASYLFISVLGGVAVFLFGIAFPVLMVLIHASVRLRNLKNKLENKLESIGLKRTPMGLLLEALGQEQEAGS from the exons ATGGCAGACGTGCGGCCGCCACCCCTCCGGAGCCTGGACGACTTTGTGCTGAGCTCGGCCCGGTTCGCGGTCCCGGACGTGCGCGATGTGGAGCGCTGGAACAACCGCGTCATCAACAACCTGCTGTACTACCAGAGCAACTACCTGCTGTGGGCGGGgggcttcctgctgctgctggg GTATTTCCGGCCCTTCCAGATGTTCGTCGGGGCCACGGTGGTCACCTTGTTGTTCCTGGGCTTTGTCTGGGCTGCGGAGAACCAAGCTCCCATCCGCCGTTTTCGTAGAAACCATCCATTAATCTGTCTGCTGGCCATTCTTCTGGCCAGCTACCTGTTCATATCGGTGCTGGGAGGAGTGGCTGTGTTCCTGTTCGGGATAGCCTTCCCTGTGCTGA TGGTCCTCATCCACGCCTCAGTGAGGCTTCGTAATCTGAAGAACAAACTGGAGAACAAACTGGAGAGCATCGGTCTGAAGAGAACACCCATGGGACTCCTGCTGGAGGCTCTGGGACAGGAGCAGGAGGCCGGATcctag
- the copz2 gene encoding coatomer subunit zeta-2 isoform X2 — protein sequence MDSTSLEPSLYTVKAVFILDNDGNRLLSKYYDPELYPSMKEQKNFERNVFNKTHKADNEIAFLEGMTIVYKSSIDLFFYVVGSAQENELMLMSVLNCMFESLTHILRKNVERRCLLDNMEGVFLVVDEIIDGGVILESDPLQVLQKVNYRADENPLTEQSVAQVLQSAKEQIKWSILK from the exons ATGGACTCCACGTCTCTG GAACCTTCCCTCTACACcgtaaaagctgtttttatccTCGACAACGATGGAAACAGGCTTCTGTCAAAG tactACGACCCTGAGCTTTACCCCTCCATGAAGGAGCAGAAGAACTTTGAGAGGAACGTTttcaacaagacacacaaagcagaca ATGAGATCGCTTTCCTGGAGGGGATGACCATCGTGTATAAGAGCAGCATAGATCTCTTCTTCTACGTGGTGGGAAGCGCTCAAGAGAACGAG CTGATGCTGATGTCGGTTCTCAACTGTATGTTTGAGTCCCTCACTCACATCCTCAG GAAAAACGTGGAGCGGAGATGTTTACTGGACAACATGGAGGGAGtgttcctggtggtggatgAAATCATTGATGGAGG GGTGATTCTGGAGAGCGACCCTCTGCAGGTCCTACAGAAAGTCAACTACAGG gCGGATGAGAACCCATTAACTGAGCAGAGCGTAGCCCAG